In Oryza brachyantha chromosome 2, ObraRS2, whole genome shotgun sequence, a single window of DNA contains:
- the LOC102710952 gene encoding probable plastidic glucose transporter 2 → MRWKLNSSAYKRVPSREAAMDPDLETPVKMADGGAGPSWRMSLPHVCVATLTSFLFGYHSGVVNEPLESISTDLGFAGNTLAEGLVVSICLGGAFVGCLFSGSIADGIGRRRAFQLSALPMIIGAAVSALTNSLEGMLLGRFLVGTGMGLGPPIASLYITEVSPPSVRGTYGSFVQIATCLGLIVSLLIGTPVKDIDRWWRVCFWVAAVPATLQALGMEFCAESPQWLYKCGRTSEAEIQFEKLLGPLHVKSAMAELSRSERGDDGENVKYTELFYGRNFNVVFIGTTLFALQQLSGINSVFYFSSTVFRSVGVPSNLANICMGIANLSGSIVAMLLMDKLGRKVLLSGSFLGMAFAMGIQAIGANRHHLGSASVYLSVGGMLLFVLTFSLGAGPVPGLLLPEIFPNKIRAKAMALCMSVHWVVNFFVSLLFLRLLEQLGPQVLYTMFASACVVAAIFVRRHVVETKGKTLQEIEVSLLQPQ, encoded by the exons ATGCGGTGGAAGCTTAACTCGTCGGCGTACAAGCGCGTGCCGTCCAGAGAGGCCGCCATGGATCCCGACCTCGAGACGCCAG TGAAAatggcggacggcggcgcggggccgTCGTGGCGCATGTCGCTGCCGCACGTGTGCGTCGCCACGCTCACGTCCTTCCTCTTCGGCTACCACTCCGG GGTCGTGAACGAGCCGCTAGAGAGCATCTCCACTGACCTCGGCTTCGCTGGAAACACTCTCGCCGAAG GGCTTGTGGTGAGCATCTGCTTGGGTGGAGCGTTCGTTGGGTGCCTGTTCAGTGGCTCCATCGCTGATGGAATAGGCCGCCGTCGCGCGTTTCAGCTTAGTGCGCTGCCCATGATAATCGGTGCTGCTGTAAG CGCTCTGACCAATAGTCTGGAGGGTATGCTTCTTGGAAGATTTTTGGTTGGAACAGGGATGGGATTAGGTCCACCAATAGCTTCACTCTATATAACAGAG GTATCTCCTCCTTCCGTGAGGGGCACATATGGGAGCTTTGTTCAGATTGCGACCTGCCTCGGACTTATAGTATCTCTTCTAATTGGCACACCTGTGAAGGATATTGATAGATG GTGGAGAGTGTGTTTCTGGGTTGCAGCTGTCCCAGCAACTTTGCAAGCTCTTGGAATGGAGTTCTGTGCTGAGAGCCCCCAGTGGCTGTATAAG TGTGGAAGAACGAGTGAAGCAGAGATACAATTTGAAAAACTTCTAGGCCCTCTTCACGTTAAATCTGCTATGGCAGAACTATCCCGATCTGAAAGAGGCGATGATGGAGAGAATGTGAAGTATACTGAATTGTTTTATGGTCGCAACTTTAATG TTGTTTTTATTGGCACAACGCTCTTTGCTTTACAACAGTTATCCGGCATAAACTCTGTGTTCTATTTCTCATCAACTGTGTTCAGAAGTGTGGGTGTGCCCTCTAACCTCGCCAACATATGCATGGGGATAGCAAATTTATCAG GTTCAATTGTAGCTATGCTTCTAATGGACAAACTAGGAAGGAAAGTGCTTCTTTCAGGGAGCTTCCTTGGCATG GCTTTTGCAATGGGAATTCAGGCTATTGGAGCAAATCGTCACCACCTTGGTTCTGCAAGCGTGTATCTTTCTGTTGGTGGCATGCTGTT GTTTGTCTTGACATTTTCTTTAGGAGCAGGTCCAGTGCCAGGGCTTCTTTTGCCTGAGATTTTTCCGAACAAAATACGGGCCAAGGCTATGGCTCTCTGCATGTCTGTGCATTGG gtggtaaatttttttgttagtttGCTGTTCTTGCGGCTTCTGGAGCAACTTGGTCCACAAGTACTGTATACAATGTTTGCGTCAGCTTGTGTGGTAGCAGCAATATTTGTGCGGCGTCATGTGGTTGAAACAAAGGGAAAGACTTTGCAAGAGATAGAAGTTTCGCTTCTACAACCACAATAG